The Microbacterium sp. LWO12-1.2 genome includes a window with the following:
- a CDS encoding DUF4032 domain-containing protein, whose amino-acid sequence MQDSLRITASKIDPGLLSLPWSTTLAKWPSEHIVSLPKGLSRHLVRFADLSGRVIAVKETTAEMAQREYDMLGNLARLDVPCVDRVAVIAGRTDADGEALPAALVTAHLRFSMPYRALFTRVLRPDTANRLVDALALLLVRLHNVGFYWGDVSLSNTLFRRDAGAFAAYLVDAETGELHEEGLTDGQRAYDLDLARTNIAGEIMDLAAGGRLEHGVDAIAIADGIVSSYRSLWAELTAQESFSSAETWRITERVERLNALGFDIDEMSMSTTADGTVVEIQPKVVDAGHHQRRLIRLTGLDVEENQARRLLNDLDEFRARSTKQWADEEMYAHEWLTRVFEPVVRAIPYELRAKLEPAEVFHQVLEHRWYLSQAHGRSVPLAEVLTSYINEVLRHRRDEATIMGPPTETMSLPVITGATPVADDDEEIDWRDLV is encoded by the coding sequence ATGCAGGATTCGCTGCGGATCACCGCCAGCAAGATCGACCCCGGGCTGCTCTCCCTCCCCTGGTCAACGACGCTCGCGAAGTGGCCTTCCGAGCACATCGTGTCGCTCCCCAAGGGTCTCTCCCGCCATCTCGTGCGGTTCGCCGATCTCTCCGGTCGCGTGATCGCCGTGAAGGAGACCACCGCCGAGATGGCTCAGCGCGAGTACGACATGCTCGGAAACCTCGCCCGCCTCGACGTGCCCTGTGTGGACCGGGTCGCGGTGATCGCCGGACGCACGGACGCCGATGGCGAAGCCCTCCCCGCTGCTCTGGTCACGGCGCACCTGCGCTTCTCGATGCCCTACCGCGCCCTGTTCACCCGCGTGCTGCGCCCCGACACCGCCAACCGGCTCGTCGACGCCCTCGCCCTGCTGCTGGTGCGGCTGCACAACGTCGGCTTCTACTGGGGCGACGTGTCGCTGTCGAACACGCTGTTCCGTCGTGATGCGGGCGCTTTCGCCGCCTACCTGGTGGACGCCGAGACCGGGGAACTGCACGAGGAGGGGCTGACCGACGGCCAGCGCGCCTACGATCTCGACCTCGCCCGCACGAACATCGCCGGAGAGATCATGGACCTCGCCGCGGGTGGACGACTGGAGCATGGTGTCGACGCGATCGCGATCGCCGACGGCATCGTCTCGTCGTACCGCTCCCTGTGGGCAGAGCTCACCGCCCAGGAGTCGTTCTCGTCGGCCGAGACCTGGCGGATCACCGAGCGAGTGGAGCGGCTCAACGCCCTCGGTTTCGACATCGACGAGATGTCGATGTCGACCACCGCAGACGGCACGGTCGTCGAGATCCAGCCCAAGGTCGTGGACGCCGGACATCACCAGCGACGCCTCATCCGCCTGACGGGACTGGATGTCGAGGAGAACCAGGCACGGCGGCTGCTGAACGATCTCGACGAGTTCCGCGCGCGCTCCACCAAGCAGTGGGCCGACGAGGAGATGTACGCCCACGAGTGGCTGACGCGCGTGTTCGAGCCGGTCGTCCGCGCCATCCCCTACGAGCTGCGCGCGAAGCTGGAGCCGGCCGAGGTGTTCCACCAGGTGCTGGAGCACCGCTGGTACCTGTCACAGGCCCACGGGCGCTCCGTGCCGCTCGCAGAAGTGCTCACGAGCTACATCAACGAGGTCCTGCGCCACCGCCGCGATGAAGCGACCATCATGGGACCGCCGACCGAGACCATGAGCCTTCCCGTGATCACCGGGGCGACGCCGGTCGCCGACGACGACGAAGAGATCGACTGGCGCGACCTCGTCTGA